The Oryzias latipes chromosome 16, ASM223467v1 genome includes a region encoding these proteins:
- the dcst2 gene encoding DC-STAMP domain-containing protein 2 isoform X1, producing MDTMSSGEEERPSLRREVRIPVERGGNTRTFRGLLKRSTGRLRRGREVQAHLVEGGKNLAAFSSGLLLASLYGLMAVFLQKQSLWFCVYTTVVLAGLAAFSMGLSAGARANITVMLPSMCSARGRSFILLLFMSLLLSGPLDNTLENTERAASSLLCGAEVAANQTKELMQKAATPLFSVMDDIREISSNARAVAGRVQDFINALTDSVRHVARTLRNVLHFLVDIGDICNDNLGVPHRKCRELFAGARSDCADLLGDFNFLCDILDTFLPLCNIARAGEFFCIIPSYLAAHLKQRLAEPTVAAFRKMMREFDFNISASVKLDLDVNSSRSVQQVSQDIMNEISSDLRVFEKLREPLVYCSLLLLACSFLRAVRYRRRYLRDLNFDNIYITAQFRELDELLSSGGGASVLPLTRREANTYITPRSLQLSFRERHAVLVGVASVLRHTLMGGLLVVLDYLVFWILDQVHLQVKGDVIARAPVRVAVQVNGSGYASDIFRDLVASFDILQGGNVTVISRKCLLEPLQPDASTCCLLGFLLALALCASLTGGFVQRCRRLVCASYHPEREQERILFLHKKILDQRRAAGSALRRAAVRSRGHRERGGRLRALLMRLPGGAYLVQVLGLASSVTCLSCGETVKVREPDTVTCSTPQCSGVFCRPCFQSLGGVCFICQRPPTFQEDEEEELDSSDEEPLSLNATLSTDTRRRKISMATRGPTPGGGEEDESERRDSSVHILVGSELSLAAVSEADMDYQNLSGSDDSDSDDSFHLALSPEAFILQNRSPAPHQDHES from the exons ATGGACACGATGAGCAGCGGGGAGGAGGAGAGGCCCTCGCTGAGGAGAGAAGTTCGAATCCCGGTGGAGAGAGGCGGGAATACCAGGACCTTCAGGGGACTTTTGAAGAG GTCGACTGGGCGCCTCCGCAGAGGGAGGGAGGTGCAGGCTCACCTAGTGGAGGGGGGAAAGAACCTGGCGGCGTTTTCCTCTGGGCTGCTGCTGGCCTCTCTGTACGGACTCATGGCCGTCTTCCTACAGAAGCAGTCTTTGTGGTTTTGCGTCTACACCACGGTGGTGCTGGCTGGCCTGGCGGCGTTCAGCATGGGACTGTCGGCAGGTGCCCGCGCCAACATTACAGTGATGCTACCATCAATGTGTTCAG CTCGAGGCCGGAGTTTCATCCTGCTTCTGTTTATGTCGCTGCTGCTGTCCGGACCACTGGACAACACATTAGAGAACACGGAGCGGGCCGCCTCCAGCCTGCTGTGTGGAGCCGAGGTGGCGGCCAATCAGACAAAAGAACTGATGCAGAAAGCAGCCACACCCCTTTTTT CCGTGATGGACGACATCAGAGAGATCAGCAGCAACGCTCGCGCCGTCGCAGGACGAGTCCAGGACTTCATCAACGCGCTGACCGACAGCGTTCGGCACGTCG CTCGCACTCTGAGGAACGTGCTCCACTTCCTGGTGGACATCGGGGACATCTGCAACGACAACCTCGGCGTTCCTCACAGGAAGTGTCGGGAGCTGTTTGCCGGGGCCCGCAGCGACTGCGCTGACCTGCTGGGGGACTTCAACTTCCTGTGTGACATCTTGGACACCTTCTTGCCGCTCTGCAACATTGCTCGTG CCGGTGAGTTCTTCTGCATCATCCCCTCCTACCTGGCCGCTCACCTGAAGCAGCGGTTGGCAGAGC CCACAGTCGCAGCTTTCAGGAAGATGATGCGAGAATTCGACTTCAACATCTCTGCGTCCGTGAAGCTGGACCTGGACGTGAACAGCAGCCGCTCCGTGCAGCAGGTCTCTCAGGACATCATGAACGAGATCTCATCCGACCTGCGAGTGTTTGAGAAGCTGAGGGAGCCGCTGGTGTACTGCAGCCTCCTCCTGCTCGCCTGCTCCTTCCTGAG GGCTGTGCGGTACAGGCGCAGGTATCTGCGTGATCTCAACTTCGACAACATTTACATCACGGCTCAGTTCAGAGAGCTCGACGAGCTTCTGAGCtcagggggcggagcttcagtGCTACCACTGACACGGAGGGAGGCCAACACCTACATCACCCCAC GGTCCTTGCAGCTGTCCTTCAGGGAGCGGCATGCTGTCCTGGTGGGCGTGGCCTCTGTCCTCAGACACACGCTGATGGGCGGCCTGCTGGTGGTTCTGGACTACCTGGTGTTCTGGATTCTGGATCAGGTTCACCTGCAGGTCAAGGGGGACGTGATCGCCCGAG CTCCGGTCAGGGTGGCGGTGCAGGTGAACGGGTCGGGTTACGCCTCGGACATCTTCAGAGATCTAGTGGCTTCGTTTGACATCCTGCAGGGAGGAAACGTCACCGTCATCAGCAGGAAGTGCCTTCTGGAGCCGCTGCAGCCCGACGCCTCCACCTGCTGTCTCCTCG GGTTCCTGCTGGCTCTGgccctgtgtgcgtctctgacCGGGGGCTTCGTGCAGCGCTGCAGGCGGCTGGTTTGCGCCTCCTACCATCCGGAGCGAGAGCAG GAGAGGATCCTCTTCCTCCACAAGAAGATCCTGGATCAGAGGAGAGCGGCCGGCTCGGCTCTGAGGAGGGCGGCGGTGCGGTCCCGAGGTCACCGGGAGCGAGGAGGTCGTCTTCGGGCTCTGCTGATGCG GTTACCTGGAGGAGCTTACCTGGTGCAGGTGTTGGGCCTGGCGTCCTCAGTCACCTGTTTGTCATGTGGTGAAACCGTAAAGGTGAGGGAGCCCGACACGGTGACCTGCAGCACGCCGCAATGTTCAG GCGTGTTCTGTCGGCCGTGTTTCCAAAGTTTGGGAGGCGTGTGCTTCATCTGCCAACGACCTCCGACCTTCCaggaagacgaggaggaggagct AGACTCCAGTGATGAAGAACCGCTGTCCCTGAACGCAACACTCAGCACCGAcacgaggaggaggaagatctcCATGGCAACACGTGGCCCCACACCCGGAGGAGGCGAGGAAGATGAGTCGGAGCGCAGAGACAGCAGCGTCCACATCCTGGTCGGGTCGGAGCTCAG TTTGGCTGCTGTCAGTGAAGCAGACATGGACTACCAGAACTTATCCGGGTCCGACGACTCTGACAGCGACGATTCTTTTCATCTGGCTCTGTCTCCAGAAGCCTTCATCCTCCAGAACCGATCTCCTGCTCCACATCAGGACCACGAGTCCTGA
- the s100a14 gene encoding protein S100-A14, which yields MESKLSDLENAINSVVTKFHSAADGGSTLNPSQFKSMISKEMPLLAKTMENEDGMAKVLQQMEVQKGQNISFDAFWKLFNNQAIELFKTMHKEKGAKCNCLLQ from the exons ATGGAGAGCAAG TTGTCGGATCTGGAGAACGCCATCAACTCTGTGGTGACGAAGTTCCACAGCGCTGCGGACGGCGGGTCCACCTTGAACCCCTCCCAGTTTAAGAGCATGATCTCCAAGGAAATGCCTTTGCTGGCCAAG ACGATGGAGAACGAGGACGGCATGGCGAAGGTCTTGCAGCAGATGGAGGTCCAGAAAGGCCAGAACATCTCCTTCGACGCCTTCTGGAAGCTCTTCAACAACCAGGCCATCGAGCTCTTCAAGACCATGCACAAGGAAAAGGGCGCCAAGTGCAACTGCCTGCTGCAGTGA
- the LOC105356061 gene encoding macrophage mannose receptor 1-like isoform X2, with translation MAGSRLSVLLLISGCLQVCDLQPDLLVRRFRYVGLQKTWSEAQTYCRETFKDLATIQNLNNNTEAQQAGGRSQFWIGLFNGTWRWSQEEERDSNPSTWFKNWNTGEPGSGSCVSINKAGMWFAKDCSALNAFVCFSAETGQHVLVDQQKSWLDAQAHCRSQHTDLSSIRSLVENAQVSAVLPAQTQMNIGSLFGNLLGGSFSTSTSTSPTSAWIGLHRSLWAWSDGSGAAFRQFGLVQSNGRDDCVLMDSSSSTWFWRPCTEYHPFLCNTDVRPMMMRTVKVRMSSASADLGDPVVQNLVLEQLKKRIEDEEGREVRLNWRMQPDGQVFRREEDTAPPPVCQQEDACGTV, from the exons ATGGCGGGATCCAGACTGAGCGTCCTGCTGCTGATCTCAG GATGCCTGCAGGTCTGTGACCTCCAGCCTGACCTCCTCGTCAGGCGTTTCCGGTACGTGGGCCTGCAGAAGACCTGGAGCGAAGCCCAGACTTACTGCAGGGAGACGTTCAAAGACCTCGCCACCATCCAGAACCTCAACAACAACACCGAGGCTCAGCAGGCAGGTGGACGCTCCCAGTTCTGGATCGGGCTCTTCAACGGGACCTGGAGGTGGTCCCAGGAGGAGGAGCGGGACAGCAACCCCAGCACCTGGTTCAAGAACTGGAACACCGGTGAGCCTGGGAGCGGGTCGTGCGTGAGCATCAACAAAGCCGGCATGTGGTTCGCCAAAGACTGCAGCGCCCTGAACGCCTTCGTCTGCTTCAGCg CTGAAACGGGCCAGCACGTCCTGGTGGACCAGCAGAAGAGCTGGTTGGACGCCCAGGCCCACTGCAGGTCGCAGCACACGGACCTGAGCAGCATCAGGAGCCTGGTGGAGAACGCTCAGGTCTCTGCAGTGCTGCCGGCCCAGACCCAGATGAACATCGGATCCCTGTTTGGTAATCTGCTGGGGGGGAGCTTTTCTACTTCTACTTCTACTTCCCCCACGTCTGCCTGGATTGGCCTGCACAGATCGCTGTGGGCGTGGTCAGATGGCAGCGGCGCCGCCTTCAGGCAGTTCGGCTTGGTGCAGTCCAACGGCAGAGACGACTGCGTCTTGATGGACTCCTCGTCATCCACCTGGTTCTGGCGCCCCTGCACCGAGTACCACCCCTTCCTCTGCAACACAG ACGTCAGACCCATGATGATGCGGACGGTGAAGGTCCGGATGAGTTCGGCGTCGGCGGACCTTGGCGATCCTGTGGTGCAGAACTTGGTGTTGGAGCAG CTGAAGAAGAGgatagaggatgaagaagggaGGGAGGTGAGGCTGAACTGGAGGATGCAGCCTGATGGACAGGTTTTTCGCCGGGAAGAGGACACAGCGCCCCCTCCTGTCTGCCAGCAGGAAGACGCCTGTGGGACGGTTTAG
- the dcst2 gene encoding DC-STAMP domain-containing protein 2 isoform X2 has protein sequence MDTMSSGEEERPSLRREVRIPVERGGNTRTFRGLLKRSTGRLRRGREVQAHLVEGGKNLAAFSSGLLLASLYGLMAVFLQKQSLWFCVYTTVVLAGLAAFSMGLSAGARANITVMLPSMCSARGRSFILLLFMSLLLSGPLDNTLENTERAASSLLCGAEVAANQTKELMQKAATPLFSVMDDIREISSNARAVAGRVQDFINALTDSVRHVARTLRNVLHFLVDIGDICNDNLGVPHRKCRELFAGARSDCADLLGDFNFLCDILDTFLPLCNIARAGEFFCIIPSYLAAHLKQRLAEPTVAAFRKMMREFDFNISASVKLDLDVNSSRSVQQVSQDIMNEISSDLRVFEKLREPLVYCSLLLLACSFLRAVRYRRRYLRDLNFDNIYITAQFRELDELLSSGGGASVLPLTRREANTYITPRSLQLSFRERHAVLVGVASVLRHTLMGGLLVVLDYLVFWILDQVHLQVKGDVIARAPVRVAVQVNGSGYASDIFRDLVASFDILQGGNVTVISRKCLLEPLQPDASTCCLLGFLLALALCASLTGGFVQRCRRLVCASYHPEREQERILFLHKKILDQRRAAGSALRRAAVRSRGHRERGGRLRALLMRYKRTSCWTAQRLIILNEKPPPSSTNRCVRIQT, from the exons ATGGACACGATGAGCAGCGGGGAGGAGGAGAGGCCCTCGCTGAGGAGAGAAGTTCGAATCCCGGTGGAGAGAGGCGGGAATACCAGGACCTTCAGGGGACTTTTGAAGAG GTCGACTGGGCGCCTCCGCAGAGGGAGGGAGGTGCAGGCTCACCTAGTGGAGGGGGGAAAGAACCTGGCGGCGTTTTCCTCTGGGCTGCTGCTGGCCTCTCTGTACGGACTCATGGCCGTCTTCCTACAGAAGCAGTCTTTGTGGTTTTGCGTCTACACCACGGTGGTGCTGGCTGGCCTGGCGGCGTTCAGCATGGGACTGTCGGCAGGTGCCCGCGCCAACATTACAGTGATGCTACCATCAATGTGTTCAG CTCGAGGCCGGAGTTTCATCCTGCTTCTGTTTATGTCGCTGCTGCTGTCCGGACCACTGGACAACACATTAGAGAACACGGAGCGGGCCGCCTCCAGCCTGCTGTGTGGAGCCGAGGTGGCGGCCAATCAGACAAAAGAACTGATGCAGAAAGCAGCCACACCCCTTTTTT CCGTGATGGACGACATCAGAGAGATCAGCAGCAACGCTCGCGCCGTCGCAGGACGAGTCCAGGACTTCATCAACGCGCTGACCGACAGCGTTCGGCACGTCG CTCGCACTCTGAGGAACGTGCTCCACTTCCTGGTGGACATCGGGGACATCTGCAACGACAACCTCGGCGTTCCTCACAGGAAGTGTCGGGAGCTGTTTGCCGGGGCCCGCAGCGACTGCGCTGACCTGCTGGGGGACTTCAACTTCCTGTGTGACATCTTGGACACCTTCTTGCCGCTCTGCAACATTGCTCGTG CCGGTGAGTTCTTCTGCATCATCCCCTCCTACCTGGCCGCTCACCTGAAGCAGCGGTTGGCAGAGC CCACAGTCGCAGCTTTCAGGAAGATGATGCGAGAATTCGACTTCAACATCTCTGCGTCCGTGAAGCTGGACCTGGACGTGAACAGCAGCCGCTCCGTGCAGCAGGTCTCTCAGGACATCATGAACGAGATCTCATCCGACCTGCGAGTGTTTGAGAAGCTGAGGGAGCCGCTGGTGTACTGCAGCCTCCTCCTGCTCGCCTGCTCCTTCCTGAG GGCTGTGCGGTACAGGCGCAGGTATCTGCGTGATCTCAACTTCGACAACATTTACATCACGGCTCAGTTCAGAGAGCTCGACGAGCTTCTGAGCtcagggggcggagcttcagtGCTACCACTGACACGGAGGGAGGCCAACACCTACATCACCCCAC GGTCCTTGCAGCTGTCCTTCAGGGAGCGGCATGCTGTCCTGGTGGGCGTGGCCTCTGTCCTCAGACACACGCTGATGGGCGGCCTGCTGGTGGTTCTGGACTACCTGGTGTTCTGGATTCTGGATCAGGTTCACCTGCAGGTCAAGGGGGACGTGATCGCCCGAG CTCCGGTCAGGGTGGCGGTGCAGGTGAACGGGTCGGGTTACGCCTCGGACATCTTCAGAGATCTAGTGGCTTCGTTTGACATCCTGCAGGGAGGAAACGTCACCGTCATCAGCAGGAAGTGCCTTCTGGAGCCGCTGCAGCCCGACGCCTCCACCTGCTGTCTCCTCG GGTTCCTGCTGGCTCTGgccctgtgtgcgtctctgacCGGGGGCTTCGTGCAGCGCTGCAGGCGGCTGGTTTGCGCCTCCTACCATCCGGAGCGAGAGCAG GAGAGGATCCTCTTCCTCCACAAGAAGATCCTGGATCAGAGGAGAGCGGCCGGCTCGGCTCTGAGGAGGGCGGCGGTGCGGTCCCGAGGTCACCGGGAGCGAGGAGGTCGTCTTCGGGCTCTGCTGATGCGGTACAAACGCACTTCCTGTTGGACTGCTCAAAGGCTGATCATTTTAAA TGAAAAACCTCCTCCTTCGAGCACCAACAGGTGTGTCAGGATTCAAACCTGA
- the LOC105356061 gene encoding uncharacterized protein LOC105356061 isoform X1 has protein sequence MIQGGGQFLLTPPFQHSHLLPAPPVFHTTPPPMGVPQRKTSSCCADARLGFSVVSAASSQVQTSSALRHGGIQTERPAADLRSVAVQIHLRPPSCGPGSASSPPSLSGCLQVCDLQPDLLVRRFRYVGLQKTWSEAQTYCRETFKDLATIQNLNNNTEAQQAGGRSQFWIGLFNGTWRWSQEEERDSNPSTWFKNWNTGEPGSGSCVSINKAGMWFAKDCSALNAFVCFSAETGQHVLVDQQKSWLDAQAHCRSQHTDLSSIRSLVENAQVSAVLPAQTQMNIGSLFGNLLGGSFSTSTSTSPTSAWIGLHRSLWAWSDGSGAAFRQFGLVQSNGRDDCVLMDSSSSTWFWRPCTEYHPFLCNTDVRPMMMRTVKVRMSSASADLGDPVVQNLVLEQLKKRIEDEEGREVRLNWRMQPDGQVFRREEDTAPPPVCQQEDACGTV, from the exons ATGATCCAGGGTGGTGGGCAGTTTCTTCTCACTCCTCCCTTTCAGCACAGCCACCTCCTTCCCGCTCCTCCTGTTTTCCACACCACCCCCCCTCCCATGGGAGTCCCACAGAGGAAGACCTCCTCCTGCTGTGCGGACGCTCGCTTGGGTTTCAGCGTTGTCTCTGCTGCATCTTCTCAGGTCCAAACGTCTTCAGCTCTCCGTCATGGCGGGATCCAGACTGAGCGTCCTGCTGCTGATCTCAGGTCAGTTGCGGTCCAGATCCACCTGCGGCCTCCCTCCTGCGGTCCGGGTTCAGCTTCGTCTCCTCCGTCTCTTTCAGGATGCCTGCAGGTCTGTGACCTCCAGCCTGACCTCCTCGTCAGGCGTTTCCGGTACGTGGGCCTGCAGAAGACCTGGAGCGAAGCCCAGACTTACTGCAGGGAGACGTTCAAAGACCTCGCCACCATCCAGAACCTCAACAACAACACCGAGGCTCAGCAGGCAGGTGGACGCTCCCAGTTCTGGATCGGGCTCTTCAACGGGACCTGGAGGTGGTCCCAGGAGGAGGAGCGGGACAGCAACCCCAGCACCTGGTTCAAGAACTGGAACACCGGTGAGCCTGGGAGCGGGTCGTGCGTGAGCATCAACAAAGCCGGCATGTGGTTCGCCAAAGACTGCAGCGCCCTGAACGCCTTCGTCTGCTTCAGCg CTGAAACGGGCCAGCACGTCCTGGTGGACCAGCAGAAGAGCTGGTTGGACGCCCAGGCCCACTGCAGGTCGCAGCACACGGACCTGAGCAGCATCAGGAGCCTGGTGGAGAACGCTCAGGTCTCTGCAGTGCTGCCGGCCCAGACCCAGATGAACATCGGATCCCTGTTTGGTAATCTGCTGGGGGGGAGCTTTTCTACTTCTACTTCTACTTCCCCCACGTCTGCCTGGATTGGCCTGCACAGATCGCTGTGGGCGTGGTCAGATGGCAGCGGCGCCGCCTTCAGGCAGTTCGGCTTGGTGCAGTCCAACGGCAGAGACGACTGCGTCTTGATGGACTCCTCGTCATCCACCTGGTTCTGGCGCCCCTGCACCGAGTACCACCCCTTCCTCTGCAACACAG ACGTCAGACCCATGATGATGCGGACGGTGAAGGTCCGGATGAGTTCGGCGTCGGCGGACCTTGGCGATCCTGTGGTGCAGAACTTGGTGTTGGAGCAG CTGAAGAAGAGgatagaggatgaagaagggaGGGAGGTGAGGCTGAACTGGAGGATGCAGCCTGATGGACAGGTTTTTCGCCGGGAAGAGGACACAGCGCCCCCTCCTGTCTGCCAGCAGGAAGACGCCTGTGGGACGGTTTAG